Proteins encoded in a region of the Triticum dicoccoides isolate Atlit2015 ecotype Zavitan chromosome 3A, WEW_v2.0, whole genome shotgun sequence genome:
- the LOC119269262 gene encoding subtilisin-like protease SBT3.8: protein MDFHSSPRRFPAYLLLCLCLMINISRGYGSQKLYIVYLGEKKHDDPSLVTSSHHDMLTTILGSKEDALASITYSYKHGFSGFAAMLTDDQAQDLAELPEVISVTPNQHHDLMTTRSWDFLGMNLDHQPPSKLLQRSKYGEDVIIGIVDTGIWPESRSFSDEGYGPVPSRWKGVCQLGQAWNSTNCSRKIIGARYYPAGLDKADQANNYMSARDINGHGTHTASTAAGAIVEGVSLHGLAAGVARGGAPRARLAVYKVAFEGPKKVQLASAALLAALDDAIHDGVDILSLSVQYNDNSFGSLHAVQKGITVVYGAGNSGPRPQVISNTAPWVITVATSKIDRSFPTAITLGNNQTIVGQSLYYMIKNESKSGFQPLVQGGSCSIEALNGTEINGKIVLCIKETFGPTADILPDAITNVKSGGAFGLIFAIYTIDKLLSTEDCVGIACVIVDIDIGFQVATYIGSQGSPIAKIEPASTITGNRVPAPRVAFFSSRGPSAKYPTVLKLDIAAPGVNILAATGDGYVFDSGASMSTPHVAGVVALLKAVHPDWSHAALKSAIVTTASTKDEHGMPMLAEALPRKVADPFDYGGGNINPNAAADPGLVYDIDPRDYSKFFACTIQKYAICNISTSPAYHLNLPSIAIPELRGPIKVQRAVTNVGEVDAVYRADIQSPSGVRIKVDPPTLVFNATTKVHAFKVSMTPLWKVQGGYTFGSLTWRNERHSVRIPLAVRITIQDFYADVA, encoded by the exons ATGGATTTCCACTCTTCCCCTCGGCGTTTTCCGGCTTACCTCCTACTATGCTTATGCCTTATGATAAACATAAGCAGAGGGTATGGATCTCAAAAG CTGTACATCGTTTACCTGGGAGAGAAGAAACATGATGACCCTTCTCTGGTAACATCTTCGCACCATGACATGCTCACCACCATTCTTGGAAG CAAGGAAGATGCGTTGGCCTCCATCACTTACAGCTACAAGCATGGCTTCTCCGGCTTCGCAGCGATGTTAACAGATGACCAAGCACAAGATCTTGCAG AGCTACCTGAAGTTATCAGCGTTACTCCAAATCAGCATCATGACTTGATGACCACAAGAAGTTGGGATTTCCTTGGCATGAACCTGGACCATCAGCCACCCAGTAAACTTCTGCAGAGGAGCAAATATGGAGAAGATGTAATTATCGGGATAGTTGACACTG GGATCTGGCCTGAATCAAGAAGCTTCAGCGACGAAGGATACGGACCAGTACCGTCACGATGGAAGGGTGTGTGTCAGCTGGGGCAGGCCTGGAACAGCACCAACTGCAGCAGGAAAATCATAGGCGCACGGTACTATCCTGCGGGTCTGGACAAGGCTGACCAAGCGAACAATTACATGTCGGCACGGGACATTAATGGGCACGGGACACATACCGCATCCACAGCAGCCGGTGCAATAGTAGAGGGGGTCAGCCTCCATGGCCTGGCAGCAGGGGTAGCACGGGGTGGTGCGCCCCGAGCGCGCCTTGCAGTGTACAAGGTTGCATTCGAGGGCCCGAAGAAGGTGCAGCTTGCTAGTGCCGCGCTGCTAGCAGCTCTGGATGATGCGATTCATGATGGAGTTGACATCCTATCCCTATCAGTCCAATATAATGACAATTCATTTGGTTCACTCCATGCAGTCCAGAAGGGTATTACCGTTGTTTATGGCGCGGGAAATAGCGGGCCTAGACCACAAGTCATTTCTAACACAGCCCCTTGGGTCATCACAGTCGCAACGAGCAAGATCGACCGGTCTTTTCCAACTGCCATTACCCTTGGAAACAATCAAACCATCGTG GGTCAATCACTCTATTACATGATAAAAAATGAATCCAAGAGTGGGTTCCAGCCACTTGTACAAGGTGGAAG CTGCTCAATCGAGGCACTAAATGGCACGGAAATCAACGGAAAAATTGTTCTATGCATTAAAGAAACTTTTGGCCCAACAGCAGACATTCTCCCAGACGCCATAACAAATGTTAAAAGTGGTGGGGCATTTGGTCTTATTTTCGCAATATATACCATAGATAAGCTTTTGAGCACCGAAGATTGTGTGGGCATTGCATGTGTCATTGTCGACATTGATATCGGGTTTCAAGTTGCAACATACATTGGAAGCCAAGG CTCGCCCATTGCCAAGATTGAGCCAGCAAGTACTATAACAGGAAACCGAGTTCCTGCTCCAAGAGTCGCATTTTTTTCTTCAAGAGGCCCGTCCGCCAAGTACCCTACAGTTCTTAAG CTTGACATAGCCGCACCAGGAGTGAACATCTTAGCAGCTACAGGAGACGGATATGTGTTCGACTCAGGGGCATCAATGTCAACCCCACATGTAGCAGGCGTCGTAGCATTGCTAAAGGCTGTACATCCTGATTGGTCTCACGCTGCCCTAAAATCAGCAATTGTTACCACTG CATCAACCAAGGATGAGCATGGCATGCCGATGCTAGCAGAAGCACTACCCCGGAAGGTCGCCGACCCATTCGACTATGGAGGAGGAAACATAAATCCTAATGCAGCTGCCGATCCCGGCCTTGTTTACGACATCGATCCGAGGGACTACAGCAAGTTCTTCGCTTGCACGATTCAGAAATACGCTATCTGCAACATTTCTACATCGCCGGCATATCACCTAAACCTGCCTTCCATAGCCATTCCTGAGCTAAGGGGTCCAATTAAGGTGCAGCGAGCAGTCACGAACGTTGGCGAGGTCGACGCGGTTTACCGAGCCGATATACAGTCCCCCTCAGGAGTGAGGATCAAAGTCGACCCACCAACCCTAGTCTTCAACGCGACAACGAAAGTGCACGCCTTCAAGGTCAGCATGACGCCTCTGTGGAAGGTGCAAGGCGGCTACACGTTCGGCAGCCTGACTTGGCGCAACGAGCGCCACTCGGTGAGGATCCCACTAGCAGTCCGGATCACAATCCAAGATTTCTACGCCGATGTTGCATAG